A stretch of the Sphingobacterium thalpophilum genome encodes the following:
- a CDS encoding acyloxyacyl hydrolase, which yields MRSSILVFVVFALLSYRTSAQVTPRIENPKDSLSSRTPAKTRLIFQVEHESGGELKFNERTKQTLADSYYSGLNFRVGFQSQFQDSIKSIYNEIYNYPIYGVGLYSSTFGQEHLGRPFAFYGFVAIPIKPKVNSRWNFNYRIALGLSGRFNPYNEEENPFNLIIGSKNNVFIDLGLQANYRLSRKFQVGAGVAFHHFSNGALALPNTGINLLPLSLSVSYIPTNKPFDFRKSNVPKMEETEELHFNYAFGFKQIDREHDGQYFKSTLGAYYSKHLGYKWRLGAGLDAFYSASGNDEKIAGDKAGKFSSLFSYGPAFYIDHVLNSRLYLNGNVGVYLHRNKFNGESTPVYLRAGVRYKVYKDFFAGVSIKAHGGKADFIEWTTGYGFKLGKKRGAPRGN from the coding sequence ATGAGATCAAGCATACTTGTTTTTGTGGTCTTCGCGCTTCTTTCCTATCGTACGTCTGCGCAGGTCACTCCCAGAATAGAAAACCCCAAGGATTCGCTCAGCAGCCGTACTCCCGCAAAAACAAGGTTGATTTTTCAAGTGGAACATGAGAGTGGTGGTGAGCTCAAATTCAATGAGCGCACCAAACAGACCCTGGCAGATTCTTACTACAGTGGGCTCAACTTCCGCGTCGGTTTCCAGTCTCAGTTTCAGGACTCCATCAAAAGCATCTACAATGAGATATATAACTATCCGATCTACGGAGTGGGGCTATACAGCAGCACCTTCGGTCAAGAGCATCTGGGCCGTCCGTTTGCGTTTTACGGCTTCGTGGCCATCCCCATTAAACCGAAAGTAAACAGCAGGTGGAACTTCAATTATCGCATCGCACTGGGCCTTTCCGGTCGGTTTAACCCATATAATGAAGAAGAAAATCCTTTTAATCTCATCATCGGAAGTAAGAACAACGTGTTTATCGACCTTGGGCTACAGGCCAACTATCGATTAAGCCGCAAGTTTCAGGTAGGTGCGGGCGTAGCGTTCCATCACTTTAGCAACGGCGCATTAGCGCTACCAAACACAGGAATCAACTTGCTGCCTTTAAGCCTCTCCGTCTCCTACATTCCCACAAACAAACCCTTTGACTTTAGAAAAAGTAACGTTCCAAAAATGGAAGAAACTGAGGAATTGCATTTCAATTATGCTTTTGGTTTCAAACAGATCGACCGGGAGCATGACGGGCAATATTTCAAATCAACTTTGGGCGCCTATTACAGTAAGCATTTAGGCTATAAATGGCGTTTGGGTGCAGGTCTCGATGCTTTCTATTCTGCCAGCGGCAATGATGAGAAAATCGCGGGCGATAAGGCGGGCAAGTTCTCTTCACTCTTTTCCTATGGACCAGCCTTTTATATTGACCATGTGCTAAACTCCAGACTATACCTTAACGGAAATGTCGGCGTATATCTCCACAGAAACAAGTTCAACGGCGAGAGCACACCGGTGTACCTGAGAGCCGGCGTCCGTTACAAAGTATACAAAGATTTTTTCGCCGGAGTATCTATCAAAGCCCATGGCGGCAAAGCAGACTTTATCGAATGGACGACCGGTTATGGATTTAAGTTAGGTAAAAAACGGGGTGCTCCCAGAGGCAACTAA
- a CDS encoding M16 family metallopeptidase: MIKSLFRMTAVTFALTTAGVTLFAQTAKFEWKEASEGGYSYRYVTNDPTHSRFYKLKNGLTVILSPTKKEPRIQTYIATKAGSKTDPKDHTGLAHYLEHMLFKGTDKFGSKDWAKEKPLLDQIDALYEKYNSTTDETQRKAIYKEIDRVSGEAAKYAIANEYDKLMASMGAEGTNAFTSFEQTVYQEQIPSNVMDKYLAVQAERFRNPVLRLFHTELEAVYEEKNISLDKDGRKAVEAMFEAAFPNNNYGKQTTIGTVEHLKNPSLKAIREYFNTYYVPNNMGVIMSGDFDPTEVVRKVDQSFAFMKPKEIPPYTFEPEEPILKPVVREVKGPDAEFMFMGFRFPGAATKDARMLNLMSQILTNGSAGLIDLDLVKNQKLLGAGAFPYVLKDYSLLILQGNPGQGQRLEEVQQLLLGELAKLRKGEFSDDLIAAIVNNAKKDEIKQNENYGDRAEALMDAFTSGQDWASVVGYSDELNKITKQDVVDFANKYLNDNNYVVVYKRKGVDTNVVKVVKPEITPVTVNRDDQSDFLKQVEAMPEDKIQPVWVDYQKDVQKATAHGLPVLAVKNADNELFSLSYRFDVGKWNNKLLSLAAGYLEFLGTKDKSSEQFSKDFYQLASDFSVSAGNEETVVSISGLNTNFGATQDLIQDLLRNCVADQQAFKMYIARLKKARANAKENKGAIMEGLKSYAKYGPKNPFNNVFTDAELDALKAEDLVATLHDLANMKHSLLYFGPLSASEFVAKAKPLKQGGGNYVEPAKGLVFKELPTAKNQVLFADFDMKQAEVFWYRTSAAYDNALTPTVALFNNYFGGGMGSIVFQTIRESKALAYSTYAFYGQPYKKQNHYTVGAYVGTQADKFNEAIKGMNELLNVLPESAKGLDIAKVSLQKSIASERVLNAAILHSYLAAQRLGNTTDIRKVVYEQAPKLSYADLNAFHKNEMSNKPYVYCIVAKEENLKQEDLAKLGEVKKVDLKELFGY; this comes from the coding sequence ATGATTAAAAGCCTATTTAGAATGACTGCTGTTACATTCGCTTTAACAACAGCAGGGGTTACCTTGTTTGCCCAAACAGCCAAATTCGAATGGAAAGAAGCCTCGGAGGGTGGATACAGCTACAGGTATGTTACCAACGATCCGACCCATTCCAGATTTTACAAGCTGAAAAATGGTCTAACCGTCATCTTGAGTCCGACCAAGAAAGAACCTCGCATCCAAACTTACATTGCGACAAAAGCAGGCAGCAAGACCGATCCGAAAGATCACACTGGTCTGGCACACTATCTCGAGCATATGCTGTTTAAGGGGACTGATAAATTCGGCTCTAAAGATTGGGCAAAGGAAAAACCTTTGTTGGATCAGATCGATGCACTTTACGAAAAGTACAATAGTACGACAGACGAGACTCAGCGAAAAGCCATATATAAGGAGATTGATAGGGTGTCGGGCGAGGCGGCAAAATATGCGATCGCCAATGAGTATGACAAGCTGATGGCCTCTATGGGGGCTGAAGGAACCAATGCCTTTACCTCCTTTGAGCAGACTGTCTATCAGGAGCAGATTCCCAGCAATGTGATGGACAAATATCTTGCTGTGCAGGCTGAGCGGTTCAGAAATCCTGTGCTGCGCCTGTTCCACACCGAACTGGAAGCTGTTTATGAGGAAAAAAATATTAGTTTGGACAAAGATGGCCGTAAAGCAGTGGAAGCGATGTTTGAGGCGGCGTTTCCCAATAATAATTACGGTAAGCAGACGACCATCGGTACGGTGGAACATCTGAAAAATCCTTCGCTAAAAGCGATCCGTGAGTATTTCAACACGTATTACGTGCCGAATAATATGGGCGTCATCATGTCAGGTGATTTTGATCCGACGGAGGTGGTGCGCAAGGTGGATCAAAGTTTCGCTTTCATGAAGCCGAAGGAGATTCCCCCCTATACCTTTGAGCCTGAAGAGCCAATCTTGAAGCCCGTCGTTAGGGAAGTCAAAGGACCCGATGCCGAATTCATGTTTATGGGATTCCGTTTTCCTGGTGCTGCGACGAAAGATGCGCGGATGCTGAACTTGATGAGCCAGATACTGACCAACGGGTCCGCTGGTCTGATCGATCTGGATCTGGTAAAGAACCAAAAATTGCTGGGGGCAGGTGCTTTCCCGTATGTGCTTAAGGACTATTCTTTGCTCATCTTACAAGGGAATCCCGGACAGGGACAGCGTTTGGAAGAGGTGCAGCAGCTGCTGTTAGGGGAACTGGCAAAGTTGCGCAAAGGTGAGTTCTCAGATGATTTGATTGCCGCGATTGTCAACAATGCAAAAAAAGACGAAATTAAGCAAAATGAAAATTACGGTGACCGGGCGGAAGCATTGATGGATGCGTTCACCTCTGGTCAGGACTGGGCATCGGTAGTTGGCTACTCGGACGAACTGAATAAAATCACCAAACAGGATGTGGTAGACTTTGCCAACAAGTACCTGAACGATAATAATTACGTGGTGGTCTATAAGCGTAAGGGTGTAGATACCAATGTCGTCAAAGTCGTTAAGCCGGAGATTACGCCTGTGACGGTCAACCGTGACGATCAGTCCGATTTCTTAAAACAGGTAGAAGCCATGCCGGAGGATAAAATTCAGCCCGTATGGGTCGATTACCAAAAGGATGTGCAAAAAGCCACCGCACATGGTTTGCCTGTACTGGCAGTGAAGAATGCGGACAACGAACTGTTCTCCTTGTCTTACCGTTTTGACGTGGGCAAATGGAACAATAAATTGCTTTCACTGGCTGCAGGATATCTGGAATTTCTGGGAACTAAAGACAAGTCCAGTGAACAGTTTAGCAAAGATTTCTACCAATTGGCATCGGACTTCTCCGTATCAGCAGGAAATGAAGAAACGGTGGTTTCGATCTCAGGGCTGAATACAAACTTTGGGGCGACACAGGACCTGATACAGGATCTGTTGCGCAATTGTGTGGCGGATCAACAGGCCTTCAAAATGTATATCGCTCGCCTTAAGAAAGCAAGAGCAAATGCCAAAGAAAATAAGGGTGCCATCATGGAAGGGCTTAAATCGTATGCCAAATATGGACCTAAAAATCCATTTAACAATGTGTTTACGGATGCAGAACTGGATGCACTGAAAGCTGAGGACCTTGTTGCTACCCTCCATGATCTGGCCAACATGAAACACAGCTTGCTTTACTTTGGACCTTTGTCTGCCAGCGAATTTGTGGCCAAGGCCAAGCCTTTAAAACAGGGGGGTGGAAATTACGTCGAACCGGCAAAGGGGCTTGTGTTTAAGGAACTGCCTACAGCTAAAAATCAGGTGCTCTTTGCGGACTTTGATATGAAGCAGGCTGAGGTATTTTGGTATAGGACATCTGCTGCTTACGATAACGCCTTGACACCTACGGTTGCCCTATTCAATAATTACTTTGGAGGCGGTATGGGAAGTATCGTATTCCAGACAATCCGCGAATCGAAAGCCTTGGCATACTCGACGTACGCGTTTTATGGACAGCCGTACAAAAAACAAAACCACTATACCGTGGGAGCGTACGTGGGTACGCAGGCGGACAAATTTAACGAAGCAATCAAAGGCATGAACGAGCTGTTGAACGTGCTTCCCGAAAGTGCAAAAGGGCTGGATATTGCCAAAGTCAGTTTGCAGAAATCCATTGCCAGCGAACGGGTGCTGAATGCCGCTATTCTTCACAGTTATCTGGCAGCCCAAAGATTGGGAAATACGACGGACATTCGTAAAGTAGTCTATGAGCAGGCTCCTAAACTGTCTTATGCAGATCTGAATGCCTTCCATAAGAACGAGATGAGCAACAAACCCTACGTGTATTGTATCGTGGCGAAGGAAGAGAACCTCAAGCAGGAAGATCTTGCCAAGTTGGGTGAGGTCAAAAAAGTGGATTTAAAGGAGTTGTTCGGTTATTAA
- a CDS encoding ISAon1 family transposase N-terminal region protein codes for MQEAERKLLSLLMPEGLLEYFQILEVDQVDNQLHIYLDELNIAPRGYENSKLESKGFMPSTEISDFPIRGQKVTLHIRRRRWTVLDTGDIITRDWNLVRDGARMTTEFGLFLKKIFG; via the coding sequence TTGCAAGAAGCCGAACGTAAATTACTATCCCTATTGATGCCCGAAGGGCTTTTGGAATACTTCCAGATTTTAGAAGTCGATCAGGTCGACAATCAACTCCATATTTATTTAGATGAACTTAATATTGCTCCGAGAGGCTATGAGAACAGCAAGTTGGAGTCAAAGGGTTTTATGCCTTCTACTGAAATTTCAGACTTTCCCATTCGAGGCCAGAAAGTTACGCTACATATCCGCCGTCGTCGATGGACGGTACTGGATACCGGAGATATCATCACAAGAGATTGGAACCTGGTGCGTGATGGCGCTCGAATGACGACTGAATTCGGGCTTTTTTTAAAGAAGATATTTGGATAA
- a CDS encoding NADPH-dependent FMN reductase produces MILIISGTNRPNSKTFKIAKCYQQLLNRKSIENEILSLSDLPPNILETDLYGRRSTAFEPIQQKVSDAEMFIFIAPEYNGSIPGALKLFIDCCTFPISFYHKKVALVGLSSGRYGNIRGIDHLTGICHYLRMHVLPLKIFLPHVQNELDDKGELFKEDTLQFINEQIEEIARF; encoded by the coding sequence ATGATTTTAATAATATCCGGAACAAACCGTCCAAATAGTAAAACGTTTAAAATAGCAAAATGCTACCAGCAACTGCTTAATCGTAAGTCCATTGAGAACGAAATTCTCTCTTTATCGGATCTTCCGCCCAATATATTGGAAACAGATCTATACGGGAGGCGAAGTACTGCATTTGAACCTATACAGCAGAAGGTCAGCGATGCTGAAATGTTTATTTTTATTGCGCCCGAATACAATGGGAGCATCCCCGGCGCACTCAAGCTCTTTATCGACTGCTGTACTTTCCCCATCAGCTTTTATCACAAAAAAGTTGCATTGGTCGGATTATCTTCAGGGCGATATGGCAACATCAGGGGAATAGATCATCTGACAGGCATATGCCATTACCTCAGAATGCATGTCCTCCCGCTTAAAATATTTCTCCCACATGTTCAGAACGAACTGGATGACAAGGGGGAACTATTCAAAGAAGACACCTTGCAGTTCATCAACGAACAGATTGAAGAAATCGCAAGATTTTGA
- a CDS encoding putative porin: MKLIVRVLAALCVFLVCSMDAVAQSNDEWSSALDSARAREDGKKDSVILSAKYIRYATLDMLKKGTYTRQIDTSHRNYQYYNPQNLPWNPSVNLGAYGLATRDLLFQPKKTIGFQSGFTALERYLLNPDSVQYFRARARYSELSAVGFFFDDQVFRARVAQNINPQWNMNVDFHSTKTDGFYLMQNYSDMKASVASWYESKNNRYNLLINAVFNRLDAMENGSITEDKPFAPENRQTPDRFIPKFNDPGKINIPRSKWWDNSLFLRQSLYVGRMDTVDKGKPTMQLYPTNSMAHNTRIRKQTYNFFKNMDDGNAALPYNNKALTLNNDKTTITNISNEFEYNFFLRGKSIFKNEAKLNLAFQHDMNWVEQSQIDSLRYYTNRAAYPEPHKKLPDSTVFDKFYQNGMVKGELGYKFSDRLDFSLRANQIVFGHNIGDFLYEAKADVSMGDKIGKVTLGAYSQNKSPEMVYNNLNYTYGQWNDLDLKKIKIQNLSFQYSNPMLGFRGKVEYFLMNNYTYFEELPNAQNDPKKDKWIIPAQLDNANLLKVTVGQKFKFRHFTFDNLVVYQKTDQQKILAIPELYTWHSLYYSNLFFKVIDYSIGVDAKFNTPYANPNYSMGTGQFYNAYQQIEFSTYPIMDLWVTANIQRVNMFLSYNFLNQNFYPRGYYTVRRYPMNPANFRFGVSWKFYD, encoded by the coding sequence ATGAAGTTGATCGTACGCGTATTAGCCGCACTGTGTGTCTTCCTTGTTTGTTCTATGGATGCTGTTGCCCAGAGCAACGATGAATGGAGCAGCGCACTGGACTCTGCCCGGGCCAGGGAGGACGGGAAAAAAGATTCGGTGATCCTGTCCGCAAAATATATCCGGTATGCGACATTGGATATGCTGAAGAAGGGTACCTATACGCGGCAGATCGATACTTCGCATCGCAATTATCAATACTATAATCCACAGAATTTGCCCTGGAATCCCAGTGTCAATCTTGGGGCGTACGGGCTGGCCACGCGGGACCTATTATTCCAGCCCAAAAAAACGATCGGGTTCCAGTCTGGGTTTACCGCTTTGGAACGGTACCTGTTAAATCCGGATTCGGTGCAGTACTTCCGCGCCCGGGCGCGGTATTCCGAGCTTTCTGCTGTGGGTTTCTTTTTTGATGATCAAGTGTTCCGGGCGCGGGTGGCGCAAAATATAAATCCACAGTGGAATATGAACGTTGACTTCCATTCCACCAAAACGGATGGCTTCTATCTGATGCAGAATTACTCGGATATGAAGGCTTCTGTGGCTTCCTGGTACGAGTCGAAAAATAACCGATATAACCTGTTGATCAATGCTGTATTCAACCGGCTGGATGCTATGGAAAATGGATCCATTACCGAAGATAAGCCCTTTGCGCCGGAAAACCGGCAGACTCCGGACCGCTTTATTCCTAAATTTAATGATCCCGGTAAAATAAACATTCCGCGATCCAAATGGTGGGACAATTCGCTATTCCTAAGACAGTCGCTGTATGTCGGGCGTATGGATACCGTCGATAAAGGCAAACCGACCATGCAGCTCTATCCGACCAACAGTATGGCGCATAATACCCGTATCCGAAAACAGACCTACAACTTTTTTAAAAATATGGACGATGGAAATGCAGCCTTGCCATATAATAATAAAGCATTGACCCTCAATAACGATAAGACAACGATTACCAATATATCCAACGAATTTGAATATAACTTTTTCCTGCGGGGCAAATCCATCTTTAAAAATGAGGCGAAGCTGAATCTGGCCTTCCAGCATGATATGAATTGGGTAGAGCAGAGCCAGATAGACTCACTGCGCTATTACACTAACCGTGCTGCATACCCAGAACCGCATAAAAAGCTGCCGGATAGCACAGTATTTGACAAATTCTACCAGAATGGTATGGTAAAAGGTGAGCTGGGCTATAAATTTTCGGACCGGCTCGATTTCAGTCTGAGAGCCAATCAGATCGTCTTTGGGCATAATATCGGCGATTTTCTCTATGAGGCGAAAGCCGATGTCTCGATGGGCGATAAAATCGGTAAGGTGACATTGGGCGCTTACTCGCAGAACAAATCACCTGAAATGGTGTATAATAATCTGAATTATACCTACGGACAATGGAACGATCTGGATCTGAAGAAAATCAAAATTCAGAATTTATCCTTCCAGTACAGCAACCCCATGCTCGGCTTCAGAGGAAAAGTGGAGTACTTTCTGATGAATAATTATACGTACTTTGAAGAACTTCCGAATGCGCAGAACGATCCAAAAAAAGATAAATGGATCATTCCGGCACAATTGGATAACGCCAATCTGCTCAAAGTGACCGTGGGGCAAAAGTTTAAGTTCAGGCATTTTACTTTCGATAACTTAGTCGTATACCAAAAGACCGACCAGCAAAAAATCCTCGCTATCCCCGAACTCTATACCTGGCATAGCCTCTATTATAGTAACCTATTTTTCAAGGTGATTGACTATAGTATCGGGGTTGACGCGAAATTTAATACACCTTACGCCAATCCCAATTACTCCATGGGGACAGGACAGTTTTATAATGCCTATCAGCAGATCGAGTTTTCGACTTACCCCATTATGGATTTGTGGGTAACGGCCAACATACAACGTGTTAATATGTTTTTGAGTTATAACTTCCTGAATCAGAATTTTTATCCGCGTGGATATTATACGGTCAGACGCTATCCCATGAATCCGGCCAACTTCAGATTTGGTGTTTCGTGGAAGTTCTATGACTAA
- a CDS encoding ISAon1 family transposase, whose protein sequence is MDNHPVSAQLVGLFFQMDGKQLQDQYKNHLSDFHDWDQKPHAESWTLFPENISEHLSIDETSFSNGELYTIVSSKSAKGRKGTILATIKGTKAEDIIAVLERIPLRSRNKVKEVTMDMAPNMAKAIRRCFRNARRVVDRFHVQKLAYDAVQELRIKYRWEVLDAESKKIMESRKRGIPYEPELLPNGDTLKQLLARSRHLLFKHPSRWSESQKNRAELLFMRFPKIKLAYDLGIALGDIFNKCRDKKVAFTKLGLWHNQIENAGIASFESVARSIAAHHQYILHYFDNRSTNASAESFNAKLKAFRSVFRGVRDTTFFLYRVMKLYA, encoded by the coding sequence TTGGATAACCATCCTGTAAGCGCCCAATTGGTAGGTCTGTTCTTCCAAATGGACGGCAAGCAACTACAGGATCAATACAAGAACCACCTCAGTGATTTCCATGATTGGGACCAAAAGCCGCATGCAGAGAGCTGGACATTGTTCCCTGAAAACATCTCGGAACACCTGAGCATCGATGAGACCAGCTTTAGCAACGGTGAATTATATACCATTGTTAGCAGTAAATCGGCAAAAGGCCGTAAAGGGACGATCCTAGCAACTATTAAAGGCACAAAGGCTGAGGATATCATAGCTGTTCTTGAGCGAATACCCTTGCGATCCAGGAATAAGGTAAAGGAGGTGACCATGGATATGGCTCCCAACATGGCCAAGGCTATCCGTAGATGTTTCAGGAATGCCAGGCGTGTGGTCGATCGGTTCCATGTCCAAAAGTTAGCTTACGATGCCGTTCAGGAACTCCGTATCAAATACCGCTGGGAAGTCTTGGATGCAGAAAGCAAGAAGATAATGGAATCGCGGAAGCGGGGGATCCCATATGAACCCGAGTTGTTGCCCAATGGAGATACGCTCAAACAGCTATTGGCCAGATCGAGACACCTCCTGTTCAAGCATCCCAGCCGATGGTCAGAAAGCCAGAAAAACCGGGCTGAATTGCTGTTCATGCGGTTTCCCAAAATAAAGCTGGCTTATGATCTCGGAATTGCCTTGGGAGACATCTTCAACAAATGCCGGGACAAAAAGGTAGCATTTACCAAGCTTGGCCTGTGGCACAATCAGATCGAGAATGCGGGCATTGCTTCATTTGAGAGCGTAGCAAGATCCATTGCAGCTCATCATCAATACATTCTCCATTACTTCGACAACAGAAGTACTAATGCATCGGCAGAATCATTCAATGCAAAACTCAAAGCTTTCAGGAGCGTCTTCCGTGGCGTTAGGGACACAACATTCTTCCTGTACAGAGTGATGAAATTGTATGCTTAA
- a CDS encoding purine-nucleoside phosphorylase: MYHSINETTEFIRRRIGDFTPEFGIILGTGLGKLVDEIEVEYQLMYSNIPNFPISTVEFHSGKLIFGKLSGRNVVAMQGRLHFYEGYDMQQITFPIRIMKVLGVQKLFVSNAAGSLNPEVKKGDLGIIEDHINLLPDNPLRGQNLAEFGPRFPDMSEPYNRLMIQQALEIASAHDISAHRVVYVSSPGPNLETRAEYRYMRLIGGDVVGMSTVPEVIVANHMSIPVFAISVVTDEGFHDELKPVSLQEIVQVAEKAEPKMTLILKELIALQ; the protein is encoded by the coding sequence ATGTATCATAGCATAAATGAGACTACGGAGTTTATCCGTAGAAGAATTGGAGACTTCACTCCAGAATTCGGTATCATCCTCGGTACCGGTTTAGGTAAGTTGGTTGATGAGATTGAAGTCGAATACCAGCTCATGTATTCCAATATTCCCAATTTTCCAATTTCCACTGTAGAATTCCATTCGGGCAAGTTGATTTTTGGTAAGCTAAGCGGGCGGAATGTTGTCGCCATGCAGGGGCGTCTGCATTTCTATGAGGGCTATGATATGCAGCAGATCACTTTTCCGATCCGTATCATGAAGGTTTTGGGGGTGCAGAAACTATTTGTATCCAATGCTGCCGGCTCATTGAATCCAGAGGTAAAAAAGGGGGATCTTGGGATTATTGAAGATCATATTAATCTGCTGCCGGATAATCCGCTGCGTGGGCAGAATCTCGCAGAGTTTGGCCCCCGTTTTCCGGATATGAGCGAACCCTATAACCGCCTTATGATCCAGCAGGCTCTCGAAATTGCGTCGGCGCATGATATTTCAGCACACCGTGTGGTCTATGTATCCTCTCCGGGACCAAATCTGGAAACTCGGGCTGAGTACCGTTACATGCGGCTCATCGGCGGTGATGTGGTCGGTATGAGCACCGTGCCGGAGGTCATCGTCGCCAATCATATGTCCATTCCGGTGTTCGCGATTTCTGTTGTTACCGATGAAGGTTTTCACGATGAACTGAAACCGGTCTCCCTGCAGGAAATTGTGCAGGTGGCGGAGAAAGCGGAACCAAAGATGACATTAATTTTGAAAGAATTGATAGCTTTGCAGTAA